A genome region from Mycolicibacterium litorale includes the following:
- a CDS encoding tyrosine-type recombinase/integrase has protein sequence MSVPGSAHLVLASGVVHLDEASAVFEAMLSGWGRQQASRLLAAEATIEPRLALVRRFAEFAGAPPWDWTAGDVEDFTAALMSGPERKAPSTIRGYHMSLRMFCDYLLDSRYGWIAQCENRFGRIPSQVCHDYNTAAHLVDYEGKPARRPFTYDELETLFDFLDDRVDVLARSRNKGAFAALRDAQMIKTAYAFGLRRRELCYLDLADLRPNSRMPAWGTFGAVHVRYAKSRRGSSPRRRTVLAVPEFDWVIDGLRQWVDHGRPLLSPGNRQELWLTERRRRVATKTMDRRFAVARVQAGLPAELTLHCLRHSYVTHLIEFGYPERFVTEQVGHSYASTTAIYTSVSDDFKTKTLQAALRRVYGSSTTTGEGGDEH, from the coding sequence GTGAGCGTTCCGGGGTCGGCGCACTTGGTTCTTGCCTCGGGCGTGGTTCACCTGGACGAGGCCAGCGCAGTCTTCGAAGCGATGCTGTCTGGGTGGGGTCGTCAACAGGCGTCTCGGCTACTCGCTGCTGAGGCCACGATCGAGCCGCGGCTGGCGTTGGTGCGGCGGTTCGCAGAGTTCGCCGGGGCGCCTCCGTGGGACTGGACTGCCGGCGATGTCGAAGACTTCACGGCCGCTTTGATGTCGGGCCCGGAACGCAAAGCACCGTCGACCATTCGCGGCTATCACATGTCGTTGCGGATGTTCTGCGACTACCTACTCGATAGCCGCTACGGTTGGATCGCGCAATGCGAGAACAGGTTCGGACGGATCCCATCGCAGGTCTGTCACGACTACAACACCGCCGCGCATCTGGTCGACTACGAGGGCAAGCCCGCGCGTCGCCCGTTCACCTACGACGAACTGGAAACATTGTTCGATTTCCTCGATGATCGCGTCGATGTTCTCGCTCGGTCCAGGAACAAAGGCGCGTTCGCGGCGCTGCGCGACGCACAGATGATCAAGACGGCCTACGCCTTCGGTTTACGCCGCCGCGAGCTGTGCTATCTCGATCTCGCCGACCTGCGTCCGAACTCGCGGATGCCGGCCTGGGGCACGTTCGGCGCCGTCCACGTTCGCTACGCCAAATCACGTCGCGGCAGCTCTCCCAGGCGTCGCACCGTGCTCGCCGTTCCGGAGTTCGACTGGGTGATCGACGGACTGCGCCAATGGGTCGACCACGGCCGCCCACTCCTCAGCCCCGGGAACCGTCAAGAGCTCTGGCTGACCGAGCGTCGACGGCGCGTGGCGACCAAGACCATGGATAGGCGATTCGCCGTCGCACGGGTGCAAGCGGGACTGCCTGCCGAGCTCACCTTGCACTGCCTGCGGCACTCCTATGTCACCCATCTGATCGAGTTCGGTTATCCGGAGCGGTTCGTCACCGAACAGGTGGGGCACTCGTATGCCTCGACCACCGCGATCTATACCTCGGTGTCCGACGACTTCAAGACCAAAACACTGCAGGCGGCGCTGCGCCGCGTCTACGGATCATCCACGACGACAGGTGAAGGCGGAGATGAGCACTAG
- a CDS encoding PaaI family thioesterase, whose protein sequence is MPESLLPPERLPSHTTTCMGCGPDNPHGLRLVVHRSGDAVYTDVTFDERHIGAPGLAHGGAVAAACDDVLGFTLWIAGTPAVTRTLTVEYLRPVPLHQTHRITAHIVSREGRALHVTATGTGEGGIARFTASAVFIVVSPEHFAAHGDVSAFGDLLEQFSRRGGLDPEPS, encoded by the coding sequence GTGCCCGAAAGCCTGTTGCCGCCCGAGCGGCTGCCCTCGCACACCACGACATGCATGGGTTGCGGCCCGGACAACCCCCACGGACTGCGGTTGGTGGTGCATCGTAGCGGCGACGCGGTGTACACCGATGTGACGTTCGATGAGCGCCATATCGGGGCCCCGGGCCTGGCCCATGGCGGGGCAGTGGCCGCGGCATGTGATGACGTCCTGGGCTTCACGTTGTGGATCGCCGGAACCCCGGCGGTGACCCGCACCCTGACGGTCGAATATTTGCGGCCGGTGCCGCTGCATCAGACCCACCGGATTACTGCCCACATCGTCTCTCGTGAAGGGCGGGCGCTGCATGTCACGGCGACAGGCACGGGTGAGGGTGGGATCGCCCGCTTCACCGCCAGTGCAGTGTTCATTGTCGTCAGCCCTGAGCACTTCGCCGCACACGGCGATGTCAGCGCTTTCGGCGATCTTCTGGAGCAGTTCTCGCGCCGCGGCGGCCTCGACCCGGAGCCGTCATGA
- a CDS encoding helix-turn-helix domain-containing protein, producing MSTRTVLRWNLRQLMAQNGMFATTDLVAPLHERGVEISRQMVHRIATKPPQRINLDLLAALCDILSCTPNDLLELVAEQVREAPAVNDSGPGIGDLRPIRATIRRPHDNQ from the coding sequence ATGAGCACTAGGACCGTGCTGCGGTGGAACCTGCGTCAGCTGATGGCCCAGAACGGAATGTTCGCCACCACCGACCTTGTCGCACCGCTGCACGAGCGTGGCGTGGAGATCTCCCGACAGATGGTGCACCGGATCGCGACCAAGCCCCCGCAGCGCATCAATCTCGACCTGCTCGCCGCCCTCTGCGACATCTTGTCGTGCACGCCCAACGACCTGCTCGAGCTCGTCGCCGAACAAGTCCGTGAGGCGCCCGCGGTCAACGACAGCGGACCCGGCATCGGCGACCTGCGACCCATCCGCGCCACCATCCGCCGCCCCCACGACAACCAGTGA
- a CDS encoding TetR/AcrR family transcriptional regulator — MSDSQAVPVPDDDVDPRLIRSRTRLLDAAATLLSTGGVEAVTIDAVTKASKVARTTLYRHFHSSSHLLAATFERLLPQVTTPAPTSGPLREQLIELLSRQAALFNDAPLHVTTLAWLSLGPTGSNAQAEDRHTSGALRTRVVDQYRQPFDAVLTSPKAQAELNDFDQELALCQLVGPLAFARMTGLRTITHNDCANIVDDFLAAHRNTDSDAIKSNIATKKTGRPARSAR, encoded by the coding sequence GTGAGCGACAGTCAGGCAGTGCCCGTCCCTGACGACGACGTGGACCCTCGGCTCATCCGGTCACGCACCCGGCTGCTGGATGCTGCGGCAACGCTACTGAGCACCGGTGGGGTGGAAGCGGTCACTATCGATGCCGTCACCAAAGCATCCAAAGTGGCCCGAACCACGCTGTACCGCCACTTCCACAGTTCGTCGCATTTACTGGCAGCCACGTTCGAACGCCTACTTCCACAAGTGACCACTCCGGCACCGACCAGCGGACCCCTCCGTGAGCAGCTGATCGAATTGCTCAGCCGCCAAGCCGCCCTTTTCAACGACGCACCGCTGCATGTCACGACACTCGCGTGGCTCTCATTGGGGCCCACCGGCTCCAATGCCCAAGCGGAAGACCGCCACACATCCGGGGCGCTACGGACCCGAGTTGTCGATCAATATCGTCAACCATTTGACGCCGTACTCACCAGCCCAAAAGCTCAAGCCGAACTCAACGACTTCGACCAGGAACTGGCGCTTTGCCAACTCGTCGGACCACTCGCCTTCGCCCGAATGACCGGGCTTCGCACTATCACTCACAATGACTGCGCGAACATCGTCGATGACTTTCTCGCCGCCCACCGCAACACCGACAGCGACGCCATAAAATCGAACATCGCCACCAAGAAGACGGGCCGCCCGGCGCGCTCAGCTCGCTAG